TTCAGGCCAAATGATTCCCCTCTTTCTCGTGCTGGAGACACAAAAGCCAAGCCTTCTCAATGCCGAAGACCTGCACCAGCTCAAACGCGTGCATGCCCAGCTCCAGGCCAACCCCTTGATCGAGCGCGTGATCAGCCTGGCCACCCCCCTGCAGGAACACCCCGATCTAGCCAATCAACTGCCTTTGATCCGTCTGCTGACCCCCAATCTTTTCAATCTTTTGCTCAGTCACGATGAAAAATTGACTTTGATTCAGGTGATTCCTAAAAAGCTGGGGGATTTTGACGAAATTGTCAATCTCTGTCGTGATCTGCGCCTGCAACTGGGCCCCGAACTGCTGAAACAGGGCCTGACCCTGCACACGGGAGGCCCCCCCGCTCTGACCCTCGATTATAACGAAGCCACTTTCAGCCACAGCCCCCAAATTCTGATTGGCGTGGTCATCGCCACCTGGCTGGTCTTGCTCTTTTCTCTGCGCTCCTGGCTGATTGCCTTCAAGGCCATTCTGCTCAATCTCTGCTCTGTGGCCGTCAGCTATGGTGTGATCACCCTGATCTTTCAGGAAGGTTTGATTCCAGGGATTCAAACCCAAGCGATTATGGCCTATGTACCCTTGCTGCTATTTTGCCTGATTTTTGGCCTCTCGATCGATTACGAGGTTTTTCTCATGACCCGTATCCGCGAAGCCTATGAAAGCGGTGAAAGCAATGAAGAAGCCACTGCCACCGGCATTCGCGCCACCGGAGATGTGATCACCTATGCAGCCCTGGTCATGGGTCTGGTCTTTGGGGCCTTTACCCAAGTTGAAATCAGCATTATCAAACAATTGGGCTTTGGTCTGGCCACCGCGATTCTGGTCGATGCCACCCTGATTCGCATGGTACTCGTGCCTGCCTTTATGAAAATTGGCGGGCGCTGGAACTGGCGTTAAAAAAAATCCCGCCAGGGCAGGCGGGAGAGCAAGACTCGGGGCATCGAGCACGACTTCATCATCTATGAAGGAAACACCTTTAGTATGTCTGTTTTGATTGAAAAGCCACTGAGCAGCACATGAAGAAAGTCTGAGACTTTCCTGAGAAATTCCTGAGAGCGCTGAAAAATTCAGGCCACAAAGGGCAGCCCCTGCCGACTGACATGCCAAGGGCCAGAAATGGTAAACTGATACCTGAATTTCCAGATTTTTTGCTGAAGGCAGTATTGCATGACCAAATACGTATTTATTACCGGTGGCGTAGTTTCAGGCATTGGCAAAGGCATTGTTGCCTCTTCACTTGGCCGTCTGCTGAAAAGCCATGGCTTTCAAATCAGCCTGCTCAAACTCGACCCGTATATCAACCTCGACCCCGGCACCATGAGCCCCTATCAGCATGGTGAAGTTTTTGTGACTGAAGACGGAGCTGAAACCGACCTCGATCTGGGCCACTATGAGCGTTTTACAGATATCAACCTCAGCCGACGCAGCAATTTGACCACCGGCGCAATTTACCTGCGTGTGATTCAGAAAGAACGCCGGGGTGACTACCTCAGCGGCACCGTTCAGGTCGTGCCGCATATTACCAACGCCATTAAAGAACATATTCTCAGCGCAGCGGCCCCAGATACCGATGTGGTAATCACTGAAATTGGCGGTACGGTCGGCGATATCGAGAGCCTGCCCTTTATTGAAGCCATTCGCCAGGTGCGCAAGGATCTCGGACGCGACAATGTGCTCTATCTGCATGTAACCTGGATTCCATATATCAAGGCCGTGGGCGAACTCAAAACCAAACCCAGCCAACACAGCGTGATGGAATTACGCCGCCACGGGATTCATCCAGACATGCTGGTCTGCCGCACAGAGCGCCAGCTCGATGCCGGGATCCGGGAAAAACTCTCTCAATTCTGCGATATCGACCTCGAAGCCGTGATTCAGTGCAAAGATGTTAAATCAATTTACGAAGTGCCTTTTCTGCTCGAAAAAGATGGGCTCGCCCGCCAGGTGCTGCAACGCCTGAAACTCACCCCTCCCCGCCCAGAACTGGATTGGGAAGGCTGGGATGCCTGGGTCGCCCACCTGAAAAAACCCCGCCATACGCTCAAAATTGGTCTGGTGGGCAAATATGTTCAATTGCCTGACGCCTATCTGAGCGTCACCGAATCGCTGCGCCATGCCGCCGCCCGGCGCGATGCCGAAGTTGAAATCCAATGGATTCACGCCGACGAAGAAATGGAAGGCCCTGAAGTAGAAGCACATCTGGCCGAACTCGATGGCATTCTGGTGCCTGGCGGATTTGGCGTGCGTGGTGTAGAAGGTAAAATCGCAGCCATTCGCTATGCACGGATCCAAAAAGTGCCTTTCTTGGGGCTTTGTCTGGGTCTGCAATGCGTGGTAATCGAATACGCCCGCAATGTCTGTGGCTTAGAGGGCGCGCACAGTGCTGAATTTGCCCCCGAAGCCCCGCATCTGGTGGTGGATATTATGCCCGCCCAACGGGATCTTGAAAACCTGGGGGGAACCATGCGTTTGGGCTCTTATCCCTGCAAACTTCACGAAAACTCAAAGCTGTATCAGCTCTATGGCTCCGAAATGATCCAAGAACGCCACCGCCACCGCTATGAAGTCAACAATGATTACCGTGAAAGCCTTGAGCGGCACGGCCTGATGATTTCAGGCACCTCTCCCGATGGCTATCTGGTTGAAACCGTCGAATTGCCCGAACACCCCTATTTCGTGGCCACCCAGTTTCACCCAGAGTTTAAATCCCGCCCCAACCGCCCCAGCCCCTGTTTTCAGGGCTTTATTGACGCCGCCCTGGCCCATCTCCAAAACACCTCACAGGAAACCTAAAATTCATGACAACGCCCCCCCTTTCCAACGAAACACAGCAAAAACTGATCGAAGCGGCCCGACAGGCCTTTCGCCACTCCTATACCCCCTATTCTCTCTTTCCCGTAGGCGCCAGCCTCTTGGCGGTGAACGAAGATGGCAGCGAAAGCCTGATCAGTGGCTGCAATGTTGAGAACGCCTCCTTTGGTCTGGCAATCTGTGCAGAACGGGTGGCGCTGACCAAAGCCGTATCCGAAGGCCACCGCCATTTCAAAGCCATTGCCATTTCTGCCCAGAAAATGCAGCCCTGCTTCCCCTGCGGCACCTGCCTGCAGTTTATCCGTGAATTTGGCGCAGATATTCAAGTTATTTTGGAACAAGCCGATGGCAGCGCTCAGGTGCTGCCGATCGCTGAAATGCTGCCCTATACCTTTACCGGAGAAGACCTGCGGCGCTCTGACGAAGAAAGCGACTGAAACCAGCCCCCAATCCCCTCCCTGTTTGTGTTAGGATGCCTGCAGATATTTTTTGAGACAGGAGAGAGTGTCATGTCTGAAATCAAAACGGTTGCCGTATTGGGCATGGGAACCATGGGCTCTGGAATAGCCCAGGTCTGCGCCCAGGCCGGCCTGAAAACCCGCTGCTATGAAATCAAGCAGGAATTGGTCGACAAAGGTCTGGCCATGATTCACAAAAATTTGGATTTTGGCCTGAGCAAAGGCAAATTCACAGAAGAAAATGTCAGTACCGCCAAAGCCAATCTGCACCCCAGCACCGATCTGAAGGATCTGAACGATGTGGATCTGGTGATCGAAGCTGTGGTAGAGGATATCGCCATCAAGCAAGAAGTTTTTGCCCAATTGGATAAAATCTGCCCCGAGCACACGCTTCTGGCCAGCAATACCTCCTCCCTTTCGATCACTGAAATTGCTGCGGCCACCCAACGCACCGACCGGGTCCTGGGCTTGCATTTCTTTAATCCTGCCTATCTGATGAAATTGGTAGAAGTGGTCAAAGGGCTCGAAACCAGCGAGGAAAGTGTCAAGCTGGCATACAGCTTTGTGGAAAAGCTGGGGAAAACCGCTGTTTTGGCCAAAGACACCCCCGGTTTTATTGTCAACCTGCTGCTGATTCCCTATCTGCTGGATGCCGCTCGGGTCTATGAAAATGGCCTGGCCACCGCCGTGGATATCGACAATGCCATGAAGCTGGGCGCAGGTTATCCCATGGGCCCCCTGACCCTGATGGATATGATCGGCATTGATGTCTGCGTCAAGGTCGGAGATATTCTCTTTGATGCCTACCACGAGCCCAAATACAATGTGCCCCCCCTGATGCGCCGCATGGTCATGGCTGGGCATCTTGGCCGCAAGTCTGGCCGGGGCTTCTACGCCTATTAAACCAGAAGCAGGCCGGAGCAAATTTTCTGGCCTGCTCTCCGAGAAAGTATAGATACCCCATTGCACGCTTTTGAAAGGATTTTTGAATGCCGTTTTCTTTTAGCCTACGCACGTTGAGCACTCTTTGTGTGTTTTCTCTGCTCTCATTTTCTCTCATCAATCTGACAGCAT
The window above is part of the bacterium (Candidatus Blackallbacteria) CG13_big_fil_rev_8_21_14_2_50_49_14 genome. Proteins encoded here:
- a CDS encoding CTP synthase, yielding MTKYVFITGGVVSGIGKGIVASSLGRLLKSHGFQISLLKLDPYINLDPGTMSPYQHGEVFVTEDGAETDLDLGHYERFTDINLSRRSNLTTGAIYLRVIQKERRGDYLSGTVQVVPHITNAIKEHILSAAAPDTDVVITEIGGTVGDIESLPFIEAIRQVRKDLGRDNVLYLHVTWIPYIKAVGELKTKPSQHSVMELRRHGIHPDMLVCRTERQLDAGIREKLSQFCDIDLEAVIQCKDVKSIYEVPFLLEKDGLARQVLQRLKLTPPRPELDWEGWDAWVAHLKKPRHTLKIGLVGKYVQLPDAYLSVTESLRHAAARRDAEVEIQWIHADEEMEGPEVEAHLAELDGILVPGGFGVRGVEGKIAAIRYARIQKVPFLGLCLGLQCVVIEYARNVCGLEGAHSAEFAPEAPHLVVDIMPAQRDLENLGGTMRLGSYPCKLHENSKLYQLYGSEMIQERHRHRYEVNNDYRESLERHGLMISGTSPDGYLVETVELPEHPYFVATQFHPEFKSRPNRPSPCFQGFIDAALAHLQNTSQET
- the cdd gene encoding cytidine deaminase, translating into MTTPPLSNETQQKLIEAARQAFRHSYTPYSLFPVGASLLAVNEDGSESLISGCNVENASFGLAICAERVALTKAVSEGHRHFKAIAISAQKMQPCFPCGTCLQFIREFGADIQVILEQADGSAQVLPIAEMLPYTFTGEDLRRSDEESD
- a CDS encoding 3-hydroxybutyryl-CoA dehydrogenase — protein: MSEIKTVAVLGMGTMGSGIAQVCAQAGLKTRCYEIKQELVDKGLAMIHKNLDFGLSKGKFTEENVSTAKANLHPSTDLKDLNDVDLVIEAVVEDIAIKQEVFAQLDKICPEHTLLASNTSSLSITEIAAATQRTDRVLGLHFFNPAYLMKLVEVVKGLETSEESVKLAYSFVEKLGKTAVLAKDTPGFIVNLLLIPYLLDAARVYENGLATAVDIDNAMKLGAGYPMGPLTLMDMIGIDVCVKVGDILFDAYHEPKYNVPPLMRRMVMAGHLGRKSGRGFYAY